From the genome of Thermosipho japonicus:
CATTCGAAATTAAATAATACTTTTTTATACCACTTCTTGACAAAAAACTATTAGCATATTCTGATACAGTGGAAATAGCTACCCCCAAGTTTCTCCAAAATCTAAAATCTATAGCAGACCTTGGCTCAACATTTATAACTGCATTGTAGTAATTTAAAACATTAGTTAAACTATTTTCATCAATTGTAAAAATTCCATACTTTAGCATCGTTTCAGGATCGTCAAATGCTTCTGCTTTTGATATATAAGGTGTTTCTTCAAATGCATCCTTTAATTTTTCAACAAACTCATTTACATTGATCTTTTTATTTTCTAATTCAATAACTAAAAGCAAGGTATTTGAAACAACTTTTTCATTTGTAAATTTAACCATATCTTTAAACTCCGGTATTTTTTCCGGGGCAAGCTCAGTAAGTTCTGCATTAACTTTTAAATTTAATAAGCTATATATCCCAAATAGTAAACCAATTAGTGATAGTATAAGAATAAAAACCGAGGCCTTTTTTATTAGAAACTTTGCAAATCTTTCAATCAACTAATTCACCCCCAAAATAAAGAAAGAAAACGAAAAAAGTCTTAAAAAGGTTATATATTTTCTTGATTCATATTCAAGATTATAATAGTTTGAAAACAAAAAGGGAATAAAATACGAAAACCTTGAATCAATTGAAATATGAAAATAAATTCCTATTATAAAAAACAAATAGCATAATAGTGGAGTAAATGAATAAATCCACAATCTCGAAATTTCAGAAAATAAAAATTTCTTACCTTTTATAGATGAAAACAAACTTAAAACCAAAAAATAAAAAATAAAAAACTTTAGTACAAAGGGTGATAAAGTAAAATAATTTACGTGTAATATAAACGATGAAAAAACATACACAATTAAAAATTCTAAAAAGACTAATAATTTATATTTTTCATTTTTCATGAATTTTCACTCCATACCTTTTTAATAACTCAATGGAAATAGGATTTAAATCTTTTGAATCTAAAAACATCCTCTTACCTTTTAAAGAGTGAAATAAAATTTTTCCAAATCTTTCACCAGTTTTTCCAACTTCTACAACTGGCATGTAATAAAAGATAATATCTTTAAACTGCAAAATTTCAATTTCAGAAGTGCCCCACCAATATTTTTTAGATACTGTTTTTTCAAAATAGTTTACATTAAAAACCTTCAAAAAATATTTAACTTCATTAAGCTTTTGTATACTTTCAACTAAGAAAGGGCTTTTACCATATATTTTTGTTTCAGATAAAATCTTCTGCAAAATAAGCTGTTTTTTCAATTTGGAGAATAAGTTACTATAAGGATTAGTAAAATAAAAATAAGGTGGAGATTGTATCTCTACAATCTCCATATTTTTCTGATATACAAATGCAATAGTTAAAATCAAAGCCAAATTTATTAAAGTAATTAAAAACGCAACAAATGCTATTTTCATCTTTTTTCAATAAAGTACTGAATAGCTCTTTTTATATAAGGATCATCTAAATTTACCTCAGTAATCTCTTTCGTATAATCAACAACTTCTTCTTCATGGGCAACATTATCTGTTGCTTCTTGTGTTACATAAATATTTGGCTCAATACCAACTCTGTGAATATCATTCCCACTTGGAGTCTTATAATGTGCAATTGTAATAAACAATACTCCACCATTACTTAGTGGAAAACCTTGTTGAACTGAACCTTTTCCAAACGTCTTTTGACCTATAACTACCGCTCTATTATTTTCTTTTAATGCTCCCGTAACTATTTCTGAAGCTGACGCTGAACCACCATTAACAAGAACAGCTACTGGAACCTTTGGAAAATCATTTCCTTTACTTACGTAGCGCTCTATACTTCCAACTCTGGGTTCTACTGTAACAACCAATTTTCCAGCATCTAAAAACATACTTGCGACATCAATAGCACTATCTAAATAACCTCCAGGATTATCTCTTAAGTCAAATATTAATGCAACAACACCTTTTTCATATATTTTGCTCAATGCTTCTTCAAGTTTCTTAGAAGATGGTTGATTAAACTGTGTTAGTCTAACGTAACCTATCCTTCCTATTTGAGTTTCCACAAAACCATATTTTACAGGAGTAATCTTTATTATTTCTCTTGTAATTTCAAATTCTAAAACTTCTTCTCCTCGTAAAATTGTGAGCTTAACCTTTGTCCCAGGCTCCCCCCTCATCCTATTAACAGCTTCAATATAACTCATTTCTTGAACTGAACTTCCATCAACACTAATTATTAAATCTCCAGCTTTTAAACCGGCTCTCCAGGCAGGTGTACCATACATAGGACTTATTATCTTTATTGCTTTACTATCTGCATCGTATGTAACTTCAATTCCAAGTCCACCATATTCACCTTTATTTTCAATCTCTTTTTCTTCGTATACATCCTTGTTGTAATAATAGCTAAAATCATCACCTAATCCTTTAACAAGACCATCTATACCATAATCAATTACCTTATTAATATCTGCTTTATCAATTTCATAATAGTAATTTAATATATAATAAAGGGTTTCTGCAAGTGGGGTCAGATTATCCTGAAAATTCTTATCCGTTGTAGCACCCGATAAAATAATAGTACCAACCAAAATAGAAATAATAACAGCAGTTATAACTATAAAATTTTTCTTTTTCATTTAATACACCTCCTACTTTTTAAGAACCTTGGTAGCAAACACCAAATACGTTGTATGAGCCACCATTCTATCGAAAGGTCTCAACCTTTCAGGATTTGGCTTATATCTTCTCATAAGATTTTCCCAAACCTCTACATCTATAAAAGGATATTCATATAGCTTTTCCAAAACCTCTTGAACTTGATTTGTAGTAGGACAGATTATTCCCATCTTTCCTCCACCTTTTAATGCTTGCCAACATTGTTCAATATAATTGTGCGGATCAGGAACATCCAACACTAAAGCATCAACATTTACTTCATCAAAACCTCCTGAAATATCCCTTAATTTTAGCTCAACATTGTCAACTAATCCCCAATATTCTAAATTCTTTTTAGCTAAGTTGTAAAAATCTTCTCTTCTTTCATAACCATATACTTTCCCTTCTTTTCCGACAATTCTTGCAAAAGCCCCACACATTGCCCCACTACCAACACCGGTATCAATAACTCTATCGCCAGGTTTAATATCAAGTTTAAATAAAATATATGATGCATCTTTTGGATATATAATTTGAGTTCTTCTTTTCATATTGAAAATTAGATCAATATAAGTTGGCTTTAAAATATAAAAGACCCTATTATTTTTCCCAAAGACAATTGTATCTCCATATTCCCTTCCTATAAGCTCATCCATATTAACATGTCCAAGATGTGTTCCTTTCTTTTTACCAGCCTCAACTGTGATAATAATCTTACTTCCATCATCCCCATATAGTAAAACCTTATCTCCTTCTTTAATCAAAATATATTCCTCCCTAAAATTCTATTTTATAACCAACCTCTAAAGGAATCGTCCCAATTTTTTCATCTTCAATATAATACACAGCATATGAAAAGCCCACAAAAAAGTTTTTAAAATAATACCTTACTCCAGCCAAAACTGAATAGCCAATAGAATTAAGTTTAAAATCACCTGAAAACACTGCTCCACCTTTTCCATAAGTTGTAAAAACACCAAATGATGTCTTTATATTATATTTTCCAAAACTTTGTAATACAAAATTATTTGTTCCTATATAACCAATAGATATTCCAAATTCTGTTTCATTATTTACAGTTAATGGAAAATCTAAAAAGACACTGTAAAAACTGCTAGTATTTGAAGAATCTATTGTAAAATTCCATCCAGCATATGGTTCAAAATCAAAAGAAAAAGCTAAAGATGCAAGTATAACTAACAAGAAAAAGTATAACTTTTTCATAAAATCATCCCCCTATATCATTCTTTAACTGCTGAATTTTTTCTGTATCAATATAAATCCTTTCAAATGTACTATCTCCAACTGTTATACTCAAAGGGCGTTTGGTTAGTGTTGGAATATCTTTAATTCTTACACTGAAATTACCAAGAGAATAAATTAATTTAGCAATTGAAGGAGCATTTAAAGTAGTCTCAGGCCTTAATTCTTTTAAAATCGAATTCAATTTAAAGAAATCGAATATTTTTAATCCTCTTTCACTCAATACATTAAATAAATCATCAAAAGTACTTGCATTTATATTGAGCTTTTTTGCAGCACTTGCAATCTTGCCAGAGTCAACTACTACATAATATTTATAATTTGAATTTACATTGAACATTTCACCAAGTATTTTTAAAGCAAGTATTGGACTTGAAAAACTAATTTCCTGTTTTTTTTCTGGATCAAATGTGTGATTTTTTATCTTTAAAATATTGACTGTTCTTTTTGAACCATTGACAATAACATAAAAACCTTCTTCATTAGACTTGTCAATGAACAAATATTGACTTACATAAGAAAGATTAAACTCTTCGTTATTTTTAACGGAGTAAATTTTCCAAAAAAATGCTCCTGTAATCCCTGTTATTATAACCAAAGTAAGCACTATCCAAATCCATCCGGTATTTCTTCTCCTTCTTCTCATATTGAACCTCCCTTTCTCTTCCTTATCAATTCATTCCAGGATTCTATACTTTCTTTTAAAATAAATAAATTCCTCTCAATAGCATAAATTAACTTGTTTCTAAGAACCTCAAAATACCCCATTTCAATATCCTTAAATGCTATTTCTCTTAATTTATTAACATTTGGATAGTTTCTTGTCTCTTCCAATGAATCAGCTAAAAATAAAAGTTTTCCATATATTCCAAAATTCTTATAACCAGATGTATGATATCTAACCGCATCTAAAAGTTCTTCATCTTCAACATTAAATCTAAATCTTAAAAATTCAGCAGCCAGTTTTCCATGAAGCAATATTGGATGTAATTTTTCTTCATCAGTTAAAATCAAATTATACCCTCTTGCAAGTTTTAAAAGTTTTTCTTGATTGATATCTCTAAAAATATCATGTGCATATCCAATAAATTCTGCAATATTCCCATCTAACCCATGAACTCTTGCAAGGGTTTTTGCAAACTTTGCTGTTCCTTCAACATGTAAAAGCCTATCTTTGCTAACAAGCAAACTTACTACATTCTTTATTTCATCTATATCTACTATCAATCATACACCTCCTTGTAGACATTTTCAACTGTATAATACCTTTCAATATACTCAACAATACTTTCAATACTTTTATATATTTGAGATTTATTTATACTTACCAAAGAAACACCCAACGTAATAAAATCTTTTGAATCCTGGTCAGCAATTTCTACAACAGAAATATTAAAATTACTTCTTAAATCATTTATTAGTCTTTTAACAATTGATCTTTTCTCTTTTAAAGATTTAATACCAAATATTCGTAAAGTAATCTCCAAATAACTAGCAGGCATCTTATAACTCCTCAATTGTAAAGTTATCATTCGTATATATACATATTTCACTTGCTATTTTAATTGCTTCAAGTGCTATCTCTTTTGCACTTAAATCTGTATGCCTTAAAAGCGCCTTTCCTGCTGCAATAGCATATGGAGAACCTGAACCAATTGAAGCAATATCATCTTCTGGCTGAATCACTTCACCTGTTCCTGAAACTATAAAAGTGTATTTTTTATCCGCTACAAGAAGCATTGCCTCCAATCTTCTTAAGACTCTATCAGTTCTCCAATCTTTTGCAAGTTCTACAGCTGCTTTTAATAAATTTCCTCCCCATTCTCTGTATTTTGCCTCAAATCTATCAAAAAGGGCCATTGCATCTGCAACAGAACCGGCAAACCCTGCAAGAACATTACCATCCCCCATCTTTCTAACTTTTTTTGCATTTCCCTTTAAAATAGTATTACCATATGTAACTTGCCCATCAGAAATCATGACAACTGAATCATTCCTTCTAACACATACCACAGTAGTCGAACGCCATTTCACAATTCCACCTCCACACTTGCCTTTTTTAACCTATTCATGACTGATAATAATATTCCTTTTTCTTCAAAAGTCTCTATAAAAGCAACATTGAAATTAGACCTATCAAATTCTCTCAACACTTTAAACAAATTTTGAGCAATTGAATAAGGCTCAGATAATTTTCCAAGTATCATTATACGATTATCAGGATAAAATTTTTTATGTTCTTCAGGACATATAAAAACACCATTTTCACTTATTGCTTTCTTTATAACTTTCTCTCTTTGAACTTTATTGTACCTATACACTGGTTTTTCTGGTGCATAATGCCTATATTTCATACCAGGAGCTTTTGGATTATCAACAGAACTTGCATCAATTACAAACTGTGGAATTTCAACTTTTCCAAAAATCGATTCAAGTTGCTCTATTGTTATAGGTCCAGGTCTTAATATAATAGGGATTTCAGATGTTAGATCAATAATTGTAGACTCAAGTCCGAATTCTGAACTTCCAGCATCAATAATAAAATCAATTTTCCCGAAAAGATCTTCAATAACTGCTTGAGAATCCGTAGGACTTGGCTTTCCTGATAAATTTGCACTCGGAGCAGCTATAGGACCAGCACATTTACATAATTTTCTTGCAACAGGATGTGCAGGAATTCGAACTCCAACTGTTTTGAGCCCGGCCGTAACATTTTTTGGAAGGTTTACCTTCTGTTTCAATACAAATGTAACAGGCCCTGGAGTTAACTTATTTATCGCTTCAAAATATTTTTCATCTACCTCTGCAATCTCTAAAAGTTTTTCAAAGCTATCTACATGAACTATTAATGGATTATCCTTTGCCCTACCTTTAACTTTAAAAATGTTGTCAACAGCCTTTTCTTTAAACGCACTTGCCCCAAGACCATAAACAGTTTCTGTAGGAAACGCAACAAGTCCGCCACTTTTTATAACATTACATGCTTCTATTAAATCCTTTTCATTAAAATCTAATGGATCAATTTTCAATATCTTTGTTTTCACCGTATCTCCTCCAAAGATAATCAAAAACCTTCAAATAGTTACTTAAAAACTGTTTTGAAATATATGCCATTTCAAAATTTTTTGTCAGACCATTTACTGTGATATTAGCCGACCCTAAAAAAACGGAATTATCCACTATCACAAACTTATGATGCAACATTTTATCTCTTACAATAACAATATTTCTAATAGGATATTTCTTTAAAATTGAGTTATCAAACCATTTATCAGTAATTATTTTTACTTCAATTCCACGGGATTCTTTATACTTCAAAAGCGCAAAAACTTTCTTATTAGTAAGCGCGTACACACAAACATAGATTCTTTTCTTAGCACTTTGAATGAACTCTAAAAGCTTTGATTCTACATCATTATAGCCCACAACAAAAAAATTTTTACATCCAGATACTCTTCCATCATTCCATAAATTTAAAAATAAATTCTTAAAATTTTCTACCTTATCTTTCTCAAATACAACTATATCATTGTAGCCTTCAAAAAGTCCACTATCTGTAAAATTTGCTGAGCCAAAAATTACACCATTGTCATTCACCATGAATTTTGCGTGATGAAGAGATTTTTCATAATCTTTTAAAACTTTACATTTTAAATCCTTATTTGAAACCTCTAATATAACCCTAACATCCAATCCTTTTTCACTTAATCTATTTATCGCTTCAACAACATAATAATTATCCAAACTGTACGAAGATACATAAAGAAACTTGTTAGAATTATTTATAAAATCAACTACAACATCAGTCAAATCAACAAATTCAGTGAAATAAACATTAGCTGAAAATACTACTAAAGAAAGGAAAATAATTAAAATGCTACTTATTTTCATCTTCTCCAACCTTTAATAATGCTAAAAATGCTTCTTGAGGTATAGAAACATTTCCAATCTCACGCAATTTCTTCTTTCCTTCTTTTTGTTTTTGGAGCAGTTTCATCTTTCTTGTAACATCTCCACCATAACATTTTGCAAGAACATCCTTCCTAAGAGCTTTAATTGTAGAACGTGCTATAATTCTGCCTCCAGCTTTTGCCTGAATTGGAATTTCAAATTGATGCTGTGGAATAAGCTCTGCCAATTTATCAACTAACTTTCTTGCCATAGAATACGCTTTATCTTTATGAGCAATTATAGAAAGAGCCTCAACCGGTTCTTTATTTACCAATATACTAACCTTAACCAGATCACTTTTTCTATATCCAATAAACTCATAATCCATAGATGCATATCCTCTACTCAACGCTTTCATCTTATCAAAGAAATCAAATATTATTTCAGCAAGAGGTACTTCAAAATTCAAAACAACTCTTTCAAAACCAGCATTTTCAGTACTTATCATTGTTCCACGTTTTTCATTTTGAACAAGATTCATCAATTTTCCAAGATATTCAGGCGGTGTTATAATCGAAAGTTTTACATATGGCTCATATACTTCTTGTATAGTTGATTCATCTGGAAACTTTGCAGGATCATTTACTATCAATTCCTCGCCATTCTTCAATAAAACCTTATACTCAACATTTGGAGCCGTTAATATTACGGTCATTTCAAATTCTCTCTCAAGTCTTTCTTTTACAACATCCATATGCAACAAACCTAAAAAACCACACCTAAAACCAAATCCAAGTGCTGGTGAATGATCAGGGTAAAAGACAAGAGCCGAATCATTCAATTTTAATTTTTCTAGAGCCTTTCTAAGTTCTTCGTAATATTCTGGAACTCCAGGAAACATCCCAGCAAAAACCATAGGTTTAACCTCTTTATAACCTTCAAGTGGCTCTTCAACTGGATCGTTTGCATCAGTAATTGTATCACCAATTCTTGCAAGTGAAACTTCTTTTATACCTGCAATTATATACCCTATATCCCCTGCCTTTAGTTCATCTACAGGTGTCATATCAGGAGTAAATACACCAGTCTCGATAACTTCATAACTTTGACCGTTTGAAAACGTCATTATTTTATTTCCAACTGAAACTTTACCATCAAATACTCTAATATAAACTATTACTCCTCTGTATTTATCGTATTTGGCATCAAATATTAATGCTTTCAATTTTCCGCTCTCATCACCACTTGGTGCAGGAACCTTTTCAATAATATCTTCTAGTAACTCTTCAACACCTATTCCTTCTTTCGCACTAATTTTCAAAATCTCAGAGCTTGGTATACCAATTAAATCCTCAATTTCAAGTTCTGTTTCAGCAACGTTGGCATTTGGAAGATCTATTTTGTTAATGGCCGGAATTATCTCCAAGTTATGCTCCAAGGCTTTGTAGGTGTTAGCAACAGTTTGGGCTTGAACGCCTTGGGATGCATCAACTAGGAGTATTGCACCTTCAACTGCCGCAAGACTTCTATCTACTTCATACGAAAAATCTACGTGGCCAGGGGTATCAACTATATTTATTTCATACTCTTTTCCATCTTTCTTGGATTTGTAAAAAACTCTTAAGGGGTGAGACTTTATAGTGATTCCCCTTTCTCTTTCAATATCCATACTATCTAAAAATTGCTCTCTCATTTTTCTCTTCTCAATTGCACCCGTTATTTCTAAAATTCTATCCGTCAATGTTGTTTTTCCATGATCTATATGTGCAATAATACTTATATTTCTTACATTCCTCAAGATTTTCCCTCCTTTAATTGAAACACCAGCTGCTTAAAATATTCTCCTCTCTCCTCAAAATTTTTAAAGGCATCAAAACTTGCACCTCCTGGGCTTAACATAATTACATCGCCAGGGTTCGCTATTCTAAACAATTGATTCACAGCCTCATTTATGCTTGAACATTCCATAAAATTAATCCCATCCAAATATGGCTTTACATCTTTTGTAATTGGTCCAACCAAAGCCACAGTTTTTACAGAATTTTTTAGAACTTTTCGTAATAAAGTATAATCTTCATTTTTTCCAATTCCAGCCATTATAAGATGCAGCTTTCCATCAAAATTTTCAACTGCCCTTATAACTGCAGCAGCATTAGTTGCCTTTGAGTCATTAAAAAATTTAACTCCATTTATTTCAGTAACATATTCCATTCTATGTGGTAACTTTTCAAAATCTTCCAAAAAATCTATGTTAAATTCAAATCCTGCAACTTCAACTATAGTCTTTGCGGCCGCTACATTTTCAATAGTTTGTTTATACCTTAAATGCTCTGGAAGTTCCTTTATTTCAAAATCATATTTAAATGGAACTTTCTTTGCTTTAACTTTATCAAGATTCTTAACTA
Proteins encoded in this window:
- a CDS encoding S41 family peptidase; this encodes MKKKNFIVITAVIISILVGTIILSGATTDKNFQDNLTPLAETLYYILNYYYEIDKADINKVIDYGIDGLVKGLGDDFSYYYNKDVYEEKEIENKGEYGGLGIEVTYDADSKAIKIISPMYGTPAWRAGLKAGDLIISVDGSSVQEMSYIEAVNRMRGEPGTKVKLTILRGEEVLEFEITREIIKITPVKYGFVETQIGRIGYVRLTQFNQPSSKKLEEALSKIYEKGVVALIFDLRDNPGGYLDSAIDVASMFLDAGKLVVTVEPRVGSIERYVSKGNDFPKVPVAVLVNGGSASASEIVTGALKENNRAVVIGQKTFGKGSVQQGFPLSNGGVLFITIAHYKTPSGNDIHRVGIEPNIYVTQEATDNVAHEEEVVDYTKEITEVNLDDPYIKRAIQYFIEKR
- the yqeK gene encoding bis(5'-nucleosyl)-tetraphosphatase (symmetrical) YqeK produces the protein MIVDIDEIKNVVSLLVSKDRLLHVEGTAKFAKTLARVHGLDGNIAEFIGYAHDIFRDINQEKLLKLARGYNLILTDEEKLHPILLHGKLAAEFLRFRFNVEDEELLDAVRYHTSGYKNFGIYGKLLFLADSLEETRNYPNVNKLREIAFKDIEMGYFEVLRNKLIYAIERNLFILKESIESWNELIRKRKGGSI
- a CDS encoding DUF503 domain-containing protein, translated to MPASYLEITLRIFGIKSLKEKRSIVKRLINDLRSNFNISVVEIADQDSKDFITLGVSLVSINKSQIYKSIESIVEYIERYYTVENVYKEVYD
- a CDS encoding L-threonylcarbamoyladenylate synthase is translated as MKTKILKIDPLDFNEKDLIEACNVIKSGGLVAFPTETVYGLGASAFKEKAVDNIFKVKGRAKDNPLIVHVDSFEKLLEIAEVDEKYFEAINKLTPGPVTFVLKQKVNLPKNVTAGLKTVGVRIPAHPVARKLCKCAGPIAAPSANLSGKPSPTDSQAVIEDLFGKIDFIIDAGSSEFGLESTIIDLTSEIPIILRPGPITIEQLESIFGKVEIPQFVIDASSVDNPKAPGMKYRHYAPEKPVYRYNKVQREKVIKKAISENGVFICPEEHKKFYPDNRIMILGKLSEPYSIAQNLFKVLREFDRSNFNVAFIETFEEKGILLSVMNRLKKASVEVEL
- a CDS encoding phospholipase D-like domain-containing protein; this translates as MKISSILIIFLSLVVFSANVYFTEFVDLTDVVVDFINNSNKFLYVSSYSLDNYYVVEAINRLSEKGLDVRVILEVSNKDLKCKVLKDYEKSLHHAKFMVNDNGVIFGSANFTDSGLFEGYNDIVVFEKDKVENFKNLFLNLWNDGRVSGCKNFFVVGYNDVESKLLEFIQSAKKRIYVCVYALTNKKVFALLKYKESRGIEVKIITDKWFDNSILKKYPIRNIVIVRDKMLHHKFVIVDNSVFLGSANITVNGLTKNFEMAYISKQFLSNYLKVFDYLWRRYGENKDIEN
- the hslV gene encoding ATP-dependent protease subunit HslV — encoded protein: MKWRSTTVVCVRRNDSVVMISDGQVTYGNTILKGNAKKVRKMGDGNVLAGFAGSVADAMALFDRFEAKYREWGGNLLKAAVELAKDWRTDRVLRRLEAMLLVADKKYTFIVSGTGEVIQPEDDIASIGSGSPYAIAAGKALLRHTDLSAKEIALEAIKIASEICIYTNDNFTIEEL
- a CDS encoding tRNA (adenine-N1)-methyltransferase, producing the protein MIKEGDKVLLYGDDGSKIIITVEAGKKKGTHLGHVNMDELIGREYGDTIVFGKNNRVFYILKPTYIDLIFNMKRRTQIIYPKDASYILFKLDIKPGDRVIDTGVGSGAMCGAFARIVGKEGKVYGYERREDFYNLAKKNLEYWGLVDNVELKLRDISGGFDEVNVDALVLDVPDPHNYIEQCWQALKGGGKMGIICPTTNQVQEVLEKLYEYPFIDVEVWENLMRRYKPNPERLRPFDRMVAHTTYLVFATKVLKK
- the lepA gene encoding translation elongation factor 4, with protein sequence MRNVRNISIIAHIDHGKTTLTDRILEITGAIEKRKMREQFLDSMDIERERGITIKSHPLRVFYKSKKDGKEYEINIVDTPGHVDFSYEVDRSLAAVEGAILLVDASQGVQAQTVANTYKALEHNLEIIPAINKIDLPNANVAETELEIEDLIGIPSSEILKISAKEGIGVEELLEDIIEKVPAPSGDESGKLKALIFDAKYDKYRGVIVYIRVFDGKVSVGNKIMTFSNGQSYEVIETGVFTPDMTPVDELKAGDIGYIIAGIKEVSLARIGDTITDANDPVEEPLEGYKEVKPMVFAGMFPGVPEYYEELRKALEKLKLNDSALVFYPDHSPALGFGFRCGFLGLLHMDVVKERLEREFEMTVILTAPNVEYKVLLKNGEELIVNDPAKFPDESTIQEVYEPYVKLSIITPPEYLGKLMNLVQNEKRGTMISTENAGFERVVLNFEVPLAEIIFDFFDKMKALSRGYASMDYEFIGYRKSDLVKVSILVNKEPVEALSIIAHKDKAYSMARKLVDKLAELIPQHQFEIPIQAKAGGRIIARSTIKALRKDVLAKCYGGDVTRKMKLLQKQKEGKKKLREIGNVSIPQEAFLALLKVGEDENK